In one window of Notolabrus celidotus isolate fNotCel1 chromosome 17, fNotCel1.pri, whole genome shotgun sequence DNA:
- the wasf3b gene encoding wiskott-Aldrich syndrome protein family member 3b: MPLVKRNIEPRYLCRGELPDGIGSELECVMNNTLSAIIRQLSSLSKHAEDIFGELFNEANTFYLRANSLQDRIDRLAVKVTQLDSTVEEVSLQDINMRKAFKSSTTQDQQVVSKSSVPIPVKEMYNLSDKPPPLNILSSYRDDCKEALKFYTDPSYFFNLWKEKMLQDTEDKRKEKRKQKEQRRCVDGTLQREVKKVRKARNRRQEWNMMALDKELRPDHRHTIHRDRGASSEGSMSPENRGHGPDQLHYPNSMNHAGHAHTYSGPPPSVLAAQMAAGHGPRGEHDNRGRAMMAYQGGTLGRTHHHHHQQQVPLPPPPSEAMNGGSMSLPPMDYSLDGYANTGPPPPPPAPLIPSAQTAFASPPGGPMSPGPMTGAGGYAPPPPPLSGAHAAPPPPGPPPLPLPSGASHPTTHKMSSSAPAEAAAVNDARSDLLAAIRMGIQLKKVQEQQEQQAKREPVGNDVATILSRRIAVEYSDSEDDSELEENDWSD, from the exons ATGCCGCTGGTGAAGAGGAACATCGAGCCCCGCTACCTCTGCAGAGGGGAGCTCCCTGATGGCATCGGCAGCGAGCTGGAGTGTGTGATGAACAACACGCTCTCTGCCATCATCCGTCAACTCAGCAGCCTGA GTAAACATGCAGAGGACATTTTCGGAGAGCTGTTCAACGAGGCCAACACATTTTACTTGCGTGCCAACTCTCTCCAGGACCGCATCGATCGGCTGGCCGTCAAGGTCACACAGCTGGACTCGACCGTGGAGGAAG TTTCCCTTCAAGACATCAACATGAGGAAGGCCTTCAAGAGCTCCACCACTCAGGACCAGCAGGTGGTGTCCAAGAGCAGCGTGCCCATCCCCGTCAAAGAGATGTACAACCTGAGTGACAAGCCTCCGCCGCTCAACATCCTTTCATCGTACAG ggaTGACTGCAAAGAAGCTCTTAAGTTCTACACCGATCCCTCTTACTTCTTCAACCTGTGGAAAGAGAAGATGCTGCAGGACACGGAGgacaagagaaaagagaaaaggaagcaGAAG gAGCAGAGGCGCTGTGTGGACGGCACGTTacagagggaggtgaagaaggTTCGAAAGGCGAGGAACCGTCGCCAGGAGTGGAACATGATGGCTTTGGATAAAGAGCTGAGGCCCGATCATCGACACACCATACACCGAGACAGAGGGGCTTCCTCTGAGGGCTCCATGTCTCCAGAGAACAG GGGTCATGGTCCGGACCAGCTCCATTACCCAAACTCAATGAACCACGCCGGCCACGCCCACACCTACTCCGGCCCTCCGCCCAGCGTCCTGGCGGCCCAGATGGCTGCGGGTCACGGTCCTCGAGGAGAGCATGATAACCGAGGAAGGGCGATGATGGCCTATCAGGGCGGGACACTGGGCCGcactcaccaccaccaccaccaacaacaaGTCCCGTTGCCTCCTCCACCCAGTGAGGCAATGAACGGTGGATCCATGTCCCTCCCACCAATGGACTACAG TCTGGACGGTTATGCAAACACCggtcctcctccccctcctcccgcCCCTCTCATCCCCTCTGCCCAAACTGCCTTCGCCTCACCCCCCGGAGGTCCGATGTCTCCAGGGCCGATGACTGGCGCAGGAGGCTACGCTCCACCTCCACCGCCTCTATCCGGGGCCCATGCAGCTCCACCTCCCCCTGGTCCTCCACCACTTCCTCTTCCATCTGGTGCCTCTCATCCCACAACCCACAAGATGTCTTCCTCCGCTCCCGCTGAGGCCGCAGCGGTCAATGACGCCCGCAGTGACCTGCTGGCCGCTATACGAATGG GCATCCAGCTGAAGAAGGtacaggagcagcaggagcagcaggccAAGAGAGAGCCAGTCGGAAACGACGTGGCCACCATCCTGTCGCGACGCATCGCTGTTGAGTACTCGGACTCTGAGGACGACTCCGAGCTGGAGGAGAATGATTGGTCGGattaa